One window of the Peptacetobacter hiranonis genome contains the following:
- a CDS encoding IS91 family transposase has product MNVLKKQKDEKIIKKILKNHFEEFKLKYWNKVRREMRDQIENTVIKALNCGNIEKGYIKHKCIDCGEEYIQGFTCKSKFCTKCGRKYSMEWAEKQVENILDVSHRHAVFTIPEELRVYFYRKRELLKDLQDATYKVLDSFHKKKTKGDYELGVIAVVHTFGGDLKWNPHIHALYTEGGIDRNNKWFKKLDFIPYTYMKKVWRKLVLDIIKNNFRDRKTRNLINKLYKKEFYVNAERRLTNIKQATQYIGRYLARPAIAEYRIINYDGKNVTYWYENKKPKGKREITVNVLEFIGKITQHIHPKGFRVARRYGLYSRVKNKLSIEILKLYNFMRHRNISKLIKKKNTVKKNFKDRLIESFGVNPYICKKCGKDMILWEIWHYKYGLIYNVLDKSNYKRIIYEEIIEKEISLNTTTQKELF; this is encoded by the coding sequence ATGAATGTATTGAAAAAACAAAAAGATGAAAAAATCATTAAGAAAATATTAAAAAATCACTTTGAAGAATTCAAACTAAAATATTGGAATAAAGTTAGAAGAGAAATGAGGGATCAGATAGAAAATACTGTAATAAAGGCTTTAAATTGTGGAAATATAGAAAAAGGATATATAAAACATAAATGTATAGACTGTGGAGAGGAGTATATTCAAGGGTTCACTTGTAAAAGTAAGTTTTGCACAAAGTGTGGAAGAAAATATTCTATGGAATGGGCAGAAAAACAGGTAGAAAATATTCTTGATGTTTCTCATAGACATGCAGTTTTCACAATTCCAGAGGAGTTAAGAGTCTATTTCTACAGAAAGCGAGAGCTTTTAAAAGATTTACAAGATGCTACATATAAGGTATTAGATAGTTTTCATAAAAAGAAAACAAAGGGAGATTATGAATTAGGGGTAATTGCTGTAGTACACACTTTTGGTGGAGATTTAAAATGGAATCCTCACATACATGCCTTATACACCGAAGGTGGAATAGATAGAAATAATAAGTGGTTTAAAAAATTAGATTTCATACCGTATACATATATGAAAAAAGTATGGCGAAAGTTGGTACTAGATATAATAAAAAACAACTTTAGAGATAGAAAAACTAGAAATTTGATAAATAAGTTATATAAGAAAGAATTCTATGTAAATGCAGAAAGACGTTTAACTAATATAAAACAGGCAACTCAATATATAGGTAGATATTTGGCTAGACCAGCTATCGCTGAGTATAGAATAATTAATTACGATGGGAAAAATGTAACTTACTGGTATGAAAACAAAAAACCTAAGGGAAAAAGAGAAATAACTGTAAATGTATTAGAATTTATAGGTAAAATAACCCAACATATTCACCCGAAGGGTTTTAGAGTTGCAAGAAGATACGGTCTATATTCAAGAGTAAAAAATAAATTAAGCATAGAAATATTGAAATTATATAATTTTATGAGACACAGAAATATATCTAAGCTGATAAAAAAGAAGAATACAGTAAAGAAAAATTTTAAAGATAGATTGATAGAATCATTTGGAGTAAATCCTTATATTTGTAAAAAGTGTGGAAAAGACATGATTCTATGGGAAATATGGCATTATAAATATGGATTAATATATAATGTACTAGATAAATCAAATTATAAAAGAATAATCTACGAAGAAATTATAGAAAAAGAAATTTCTTTGAATACAACAACACAAAAAGAATTATTTTAA
- a CDS encoding cold-shock protein: MKTGVVKWFNNEKGFGFISVEGEDDVFVHFSAIQTEGYKSLEEGQKVEFEVVDGAKGPQAANVVKL, from the coding sequence ATGAAAACTGGTGTAGTAAAATGGTTTAACAACGAAAAAGGATTTGGATTTATATCTGTAGAAGGAGAAGATGATGTATTCGTACATTTCTCAGCTATACAGACTGAAGGATACAAATCATTAGAAGAAGGACAGAAAGTTGAATTTGAAGTAGTAGATGGTGCAAAAGGACCTCAGGCTGCTAATGTAGTTAAATTATAA
- a CDS encoding pyridoxamine kinase: MQKKIAAINDLSGIGKCSLTVAIPIISALGVQCCPLPTAILSSQTGYPHFTFLDFTSEMKNYTDTWKKLNLSFDTIYSGFLGSIEQIDLVIEFISKNPDAFIVVDPVMGDEGQIYSVFSEKIIHEIKELVKLADLTTPNITEACLLTGRSGEYDTLTRKDIEDIAKQISDMGPSKVVITGIHEDNKKTITNFVYDKDANKKTFISKDYLKSSYSGTGDIFASIVSGMITGGFDFEFAVNTAVDFVTNAIEYTSNFDISRNDGVMFEYYLQDLTKLGAKVFERDKTLR; the protein is encoded by the coding sequence ATGCAGAAAAAAATTGCAGCAATCAACGATCTTTCAGGTATAGGTAAATGTTCACTTACTGTTGCTATACCTATAATTTCAGCTTTAGGAGTACAATGCTGCCCTCTTCCAACAGCAATCCTTTCATCTCAGACAGGATATCCACACTTTACATTTTTGGATTTCACTTCTGAAATGAAAAACTATACAGATACATGGAAAAAATTAAATCTTTCTTTTGATACAATTTACAGCGGATTTTTAGGATCTATTGAGCAAATAGATCTTGTAATAGAGTTTATTTCTAAAAATCCGGATGCATTTATTGTTGTCGATCCTGTTATGGGAGATGAAGGACAGATATACTCTGTTTTCTCAGAAAAAATAATTCATGAGATAAAGGAACTTGTTAAATTAGCTGATTTAACTACACCTAATATAACTGAGGCATGTCTTCTTACTGGTAGATCCGGTGAATATGATACATTAACTAGAAAAGACATTGAAGATATTGCTAAACAGATATCTGATATGGGACCTTCAAAAGTTGTCATAACTGGTATACATGAAGACAATAAAAAAACAATAACAAACTTTGTGTACGATAAAGATGCAAATAAAAAGACTTTTATATCTAAAGATTACTTAAAATCATCTTATAGCGGTACAGGAGATATTTTTGCTTCTATTGTCAGTGGTATGATTACCGGTGGATTTGATTTTGAATTTGCCGTAAATACAGCTGTAGATTTTGTTACTAATGCGATTGAATATACTTCTAATTTTGATATAAGCAGAAATGATGGAGTTATGTTTGAATACTATTTACAGGATTTAACAAAACTAGGAGCAAAAGTTTTTGAAAGAGATAAAACATTAAGATAA
- a CDS encoding MGDG synthase family glycosyltransferase — translation MSILSGKTILILTAGFGAGHVSAANAIKDAILKNEENVNIVIRNFIDASVPKLNKPMVKFYEQNTKYTPELYNCYYYLKKSFSSKYDIAHKVYTPKLSKFIEDLNPDLIISTFPLAAACVNNFRNSDEGYFIPAATVITDVVDSMEWIFENTELYFVPSIEIKNRFMQRGISPDKVEVVGVPISSKFRVENKEHFPGKYRIIILGGGRGLFDISEDFMRWIDEFISTEEGKSLEVTIVTGTNKKLYDNLTEKEPLQNIKVLGYVNNMDELLKSHDLMMTKPGGATLFEAIYTKTPLMVKIPRLGQEIENGKFIIDKGIGLMYSDEKDLREILKNIASGKSDSILSFMNHNIEQFRQTIYPENIALYLERLLEKYENHK, via the coding sequence TTGTCTATTCTTTCAGGTAAAACAATACTTATTCTTACTGCTGGCTTTGGAGCAGGCCATGTAAGTGCTGCAAATGCTATAAAAGATGCTATTTTAAAAAATGAAGAAAATGTAAATATAGTAATAAGAAATTTTATAGATGCTAGTGTACCTAAGCTAAATAAGCCTATGGTAAAATTCTACGAGCAAAATACTAAATATACACCAGAGCTTTATAATTGCTATTATTATTTGAAGAAATCTTTTTCTTCAAAATACGATATAGCTCATAAAGTTTATACACCAAAGTTATCTAAGTTTATAGAGGATCTAAATCCAGACCTTATAATATCTACATTTCCTCTTGCTGCAGCTTGTGTAAACAACTTCAGAAATTCTGATGAAGGATACTTTATACCTGCTGCCACAGTAATTACGGATGTTGTGGATAGTATGGAGTGGATTTTTGAGAATACAGAGCTTTACTTTGTTCCATCAATAGAAATAAAAAATAGATTTATGCAGAGAGGAATTTCTCCAGATAAGGTTGAAGTTGTAGGTGTTCCTATAAGCAGTAAGTTTAGAGTTGAAAATAAAGAACATTTCCCAGGAAAATATAGAATAATAATACTTGGTGGTGGACGTGGTCTATTTGATATTTCTGAAGATTTTATGAGATGGATTGATGAATTTATTTCAACTGAGGAAGGAAAATCATTAGAAGTCACTATAGTCACTGGTACAAATAAAAAGCTTTACGACAATCTAACTGAAAAAGAACCTCTACAAAATATAAAGGTTTTAGGTTATGTGAATAATATGGATGAACTTTTAAAAAGCCACGATTTAATGATGACAAAACCTGGTGGAGCAACTCTTTTTGAAGCTATATACACAAAGACTCCTCTTATGGTAAAAATACCAAGACTTGGTCAGGAAATAGAAAATGGTAAGTTTATTATAGATAAGGGAATCGGTCTTATGTATAGCGATGAAAAAGATTTAAGAGAGATATTAAAGAATATTGCTTCTGGTAAATCTGATTCTATATTATCATTTATGAACCACAATATAGAACAGTTTAGACAGACTATATATCCTGAGAATATCGCCCTTTATTTGGAAAGACTTTTAGAAAAATATGAAAATCATAAATAG